A stretch of Paenibacillus peoriae DNA encodes these proteins:
- a CDS encoding phage holin family protein, giving the protein MVGSIGGVTCLVIIDYVTGLFAAAVEGKKGTGPGLKSKIGLIGIARKVFIFAMVAVSHLIDGVLGDSHLFRDAVAYFYMENELRSILENGGRLGVPIPPVIRQAVEVLKSKSGKEGEKEDATTKQP; this is encoded by the coding sequence GTGGTCGGGAGTATTGGGGGTGTTACTTGCCTGGTCATTATTGATTATGTGACCGGATTATTTGCCGCTGCCGTAGAAGGTAAGAAGGGTACCGGACCAGGTTTAAAAAGCAAGATTGGTCTTATCGGTATAGCTCGAAAGGTATTTATTTTTGCAATGGTAGCAGTATCCCATCTAATTGATGGAGTCTTAGGCGATTCGCACCTATTCCGAGATGCGGTCGCCTATTTTTATATGGAAAATGAGCTACGGTCCATTTTGGAGAATGGTGGCAGACTCGGCGTTCCTATCCCGCCTGTGATCCGACAGGCCGTAGAAGTTTTAAAAAGTAAAAGTGGTAAGGAAGGAGAGAAAGAGGATGCAACGACGAAACAGCCGTAA
- a CDS encoding [FeFe] hydrogenase, group A: MSTTIDKISSPPCMKTTDYTDPVIHIDPTLCTGCRRCAEVCPVDAIEGLPGEPQTINADRCVICGQCVQICSVYASDWAGSSPQESAARRLERIQERDMPADIREPLFAAYYSYNLNKVSDMMTKPGQFRIVQCAPAIRVSLAEEFGMPFGTLTPGKMAAALRRLGFDRVYDTNFGADVTIMEEGTELIRRVTEGGPLPMFTSCCPAWVRFAEIEYPDLLDHLSSCKSPMQMLGALIKSYGAQLDEVEPANIYSVAIMPCTCKQFECDRPEMESDGYRDVDEVLTTRELAYWIKQSGIDFANLPDEEFDSPLGQYSGAGSIFGVTGGVMEAAIRTGYELLTNEKLPKLQLDFVRGEEGIRVAEVQVGKLQLKVAVVAGLQHAYQLLDRVQAGECDYHFIEVMGCPAGCISGGGQPKIMLEKQRIEAYRARKSSIYGHDAARQVRKSHENPHIIKLYDEFLGEPLGHVSHHLLHTTFQQRGPGKQSRSSTISIKGDTDYSIH; this comes from the coding sequence ATGTCAACCACTATAGACAAGATCTCTTCACCTCCTTGTATGAAGACGACTGATTACACAGACCCTGTCATTCATATTGACCCGACGCTCTGCACGGGATGCAGACGCTGTGCTGAGGTTTGTCCAGTAGATGCCATAGAGGGACTGCCTGGAGAACCGCAAACCATTAATGCAGACCGATGTGTTATTTGCGGTCAATGTGTACAAATATGCAGCGTATACGCATCTGACTGGGCAGGTTCATCTCCACAGGAAAGCGCCGCTAGACGGCTGGAGCGTATACAAGAACGCGATATGCCTGCCGACATCAGAGAGCCGCTATTCGCTGCCTATTATAGCTACAACTTGAATAAGGTAAGCGATATGATGACCAAACCTGGACAGTTTCGGATCGTCCAATGTGCTCCGGCCATTCGTGTTTCACTCGCGGAGGAATTCGGTATGCCGTTTGGCACCTTGACGCCTGGGAAAATGGCTGCTGCTTTGCGCCGCCTTGGTTTCGACCGGGTATATGACACCAACTTTGGAGCTGACGTGACCATCATGGAGGAAGGCACGGAATTGATTCGTCGCGTGACCGAAGGCGGTCCCTTGCCTATGTTCACATCCTGCTGTCCAGCATGGGTCCGATTTGCCGAGATCGAATATCCCGATCTGCTAGACCATCTATCCAGCTGCAAATCTCCGATGCAAATGTTAGGAGCGCTTATCAAATCTTATGGCGCACAACTGGACGAAGTGGAACCTGCGAATATATACAGCGTTGCCATCATGCCATGTACTTGTAAACAATTTGAATGTGATCGTCCCGAAATGGAATCTGACGGTTACCGTGATGTAGATGAGGTACTGACCACGCGTGAACTTGCATACTGGATCAAGCAGAGCGGAATTGATTTTGCAAACCTGCCTGATGAAGAATTCGATTCACCGTTAGGGCAATATTCCGGTGCAGGCTCCATTTTTGGAGTCACTGGAGGAGTCATGGAAGCTGCCATCCGTACAGGTTACGAGCTGCTGACGAATGAAAAACTGCCGAAGCTCCAACTCGATTTTGTACGTGGTGAGGAAGGCATTCGAGTAGCTGAGGTTCAGGTAGGCAAGCTACAGCTCAAGGTAGCGGTCGTCGCCGGGCTACAGCATGCCTATCAGCTACTGGATCGTGTCCAGGCGGGCGAATGTGATTATCATTTTATTGAGGTGATGGGCTGCCCTGCCGGATGTATCAGTGGAGGGGGACAACCCAAGATCATGTTAGAAAAGCAACGAATTGAAGCTTATCGGGCACGTAAATCCTCCATTTATGGACATGATGCTGCACGCCAGGTACGAAAATCGCATGAGAACCCTCACATCATTAAACTTTATGATGAATTTCTAGGTGAGCCGCTGGGTCATGTGTCGCATCATCTTCTGCACACGACCTTCCAACAACGGGGGCCCGGCAAGCAAAGCCGCAGTAGCACTATTTCTATCAAAGGGGATACGGATTACTCCATTCATTAA
- a CDS encoding phage holin, LLH family, with translation MWLEARTTAAQREIIHKIAGEGFAFAQTAFKEAGGERKLQEALQYASLTLSSQGIVVSQVELKSAIEKAYLEYKAKTKVALATDAQPNEEATRAAAKEAVSGLAAKLNDFLAQATAEVSSGQVQTATESIQEPTESVQAPATEQD, from the coding sequence GTGTGGCTAGAAGCGCGTACTACGGCGGCACAGAGGGAAATAATCCATAAAATTGCTGGGGAGGGCTTTGCTTTTGCTCAAACAGCATTTAAAGAAGCTGGAGGAGAACGTAAGCTTCAGGAGGCTTTGCAGTATGCTTCACTTACTCTTTCCAGTCAAGGTATCGTAGTATCCCAAGTAGAGTTAAAATCCGCGATTGAGAAGGCATATCTGGAGTATAAGGCCAAAACAAAAGTGGCACTCGCTACTGACGCACAGCCAAACGAGGAGGCAACACGGGCAGCAGCTAAGGAAGCTGTATCGGGTCTTGCCGCGAAGCTTAATGATTTTTTGGCTCAGGCTACAGCAGAGGTATCATCCGGTCAGGTTCAGACAGCAACTGAGTCTATTCAAGAACCAACAGAATCAGTACAAGCGCCTGCTACGGAGCAAGACTAA
- a CDS encoding 4Fe-4S dicluster domain-containing protein: MNRFVLADPDQCIGCRTCEIACVIAHSAENPFISPDDEFHFHPRLKVIKSFGVTAPVQCRHCEDAPCANACPNGSITNADGCILINSESCIGCKTCMIACPYGAITMVPEYRNGQPVVQDGLYTNMSGRLQPKERMIASKCDLCEGVDGGPACIGKCPTQALKLVEPDLVHARVEEKRAASARQLLHMTRIPATGL, encoded by the coding sequence ATGAACCGTTTTGTTTTAGCTGATCCCGACCAGTGTATCGGATGTCGTACCTGTGAAATCGCATGTGTCATCGCACATTCAGCGGAGAACCCTTTTATCTCACCAGATGATGAGTTTCATTTTCACCCTCGTCTGAAGGTTATTAAATCATTTGGAGTCACTGCACCCGTTCAGTGTCGTCACTGTGAGGATGCCCCATGCGCTAACGCTTGTCCGAACGGCTCCATTACGAACGCAGATGGCTGCATTCTCATTAACAGTGAAAGCTGCATTGGCTGTAAAACCTGCATGATCGCCTGCCCTTACGGCGCGATTACCATGGTACCCGAGTATCGAAACGGGCAGCCTGTCGTTCAAGACGGACTGTACACCAATATGTCAGGCCGTTTGCAACCCAAAGAACGCATGATTGCCAGCAAATGTGATTTGTGCGAAGGTGTGGACGGCGGACCGGCCTGCATTGGTAAATGTCCAACACAAGCCCTCAAGCTGGTCGAGCCAGATCTGGTTCATGCCCGGGTTGAGGAAAAACGCGCTGCAAGTGCACGTCAGCTGCTGCATATGACACGCATTCCGGCAACAGGTCTATGA
- a CDS encoding MaoC family dehydratase, whose product MRFHEFYIGQVFKTKSLKLTQEDITRFAREFDPQYMHLDEEKALKGRFNGIIASGIQTLAVSFKLWVETGSYGDEVIAGTAMNNIKFIKPVYPGDELYTIVEVIGVKEMRNGTGLVTVMLSTFNHKEEQVFEGDLSVLVKQ is encoded by the coding sequence ATGCGGTTTCATGAATTTTATATCGGACAAGTATTTAAAACCAAGTCTTTGAAATTAACTCAAGAGGATATTACCAGATTTGCAAGGGAGTTTGACCCGCAATATATGCATTTAGATGAAGAGAAAGCATTAAAAGGCAGGTTTAATGGAATTATCGCTTCAGGAATTCAAACATTAGCTGTTTCTTTTAAGCTTTGGGTTGAAACAGGGAGTTACGGTGATGAGGTTATTGCTGGAACTGCTATGAATAATATTAAATTTATTAAGCCAGTATATCCAGGCGACGAATTGTACACCATCGTTGAAGTGATTGGAGTAAAAGAGATGAGGAATGGAACAGGACTCGTTACTGTAATGCTGTCGACTTTCAACCACAAAGAGGAGCAAGTTTTTGAAGGCGATTTATCCGTTCTGGTTAAACAGTAA
- a CDS encoding 4Fe-4S dicluster domain-containing protein, translating to MSGTGNMMHRPTDTRSASMSRMGAAGRTSAVASSFVVADAGQCIGCKACELACFAVHSQANGIGASVGTVSVPVVPKVYVVRTGDTYVPVQCRHCENAPCAHACPVQAIRQEDGVVMIDEDRCIGCTSCVLACPFGAIEVSPVYRAGHLVTQSGLTHRANRVALPRTAASKCDLCAETENGQPACVDACPNHVLRLAKGISDSPPEPRREVFFPRL from the coding sequence ATGAGCGGCACAGGGAATATGATGCACCGTCCGACTGATACCCGGTCAGCTTCGATGAGTAGAATGGGAGCAGCCGGTAGAACAAGCGCTGTTGCTTCTTCTTTTGTAGTCGCAGACGCCGGGCAGTGCATCGGCTGCAAAGCCTGTGAACTGGCGTGCTTCGCCGTTCACAGTCAGGCTAACGGTATAGGAGCTTCGGTCGGAACCGTCAGCGTTCCTGTCGTACCCAAGGTGTATGTTGTTCGTACAGGGGATACGTATGTGCCGGTGCAATGCCGGCATTGCGAAAATGCCCCCTGCGCACATGCCTGTCCGGTGCAGGCCATTCGTCAGGAGGACGGAGTCGTCATGATAGATGAGGATCGATGTATCGGCTGTACTTCCTGTGTTTTGGCCTGTCCCTTCGGGGCAATTGAGGTGTCTCCGGTCTACCGGGCCGGACACCTTGTGACGCAGTCCGGCCTGACTCACCGGGCAAATCGAGTGGCCCTTCCCCGCACCGCGGCAAGCAAATGCGATCTGTGCGCGGAAACAGAGAACGGACAGCCTGCATGTGTAGATGCCTGCCCGAATCATGTCCTACGGCTGGCCAAGGGTATATCCGACTCGCCTCCAGAGCCTCGGCGGGAAGTCTTTTTCCCACGCCTGTAA
- the fdhF gene encoding formate dehydrogenase subunit alpha, with protein MADKVLTVCPYCGSGCQLHLLVEKGQVIGAEPAGGRTNEGTLCLKGHYGWDFLNDPQILTARLRKPMIRKNGVMEEVEWKEAIQYTAERLSAIKEKYGPDSIMGTGSARGPGNEANYVMQKFMRAVIGTNNIDHCARVCHGPSVAGLTYSLGDGAMSNSIPEIEHSDLIFVFGYNAPETHPIVARRIVAAKQRGAKIIVCDPRMTETARISNMWLPLKGGSNMALVNAFGHVLVHEGLYDKRYVEANTEGFAEYVDSIKKYTPEYAEGITGVKAADIRAAMREYAKAPTATILYGMGVCQFSQAVDVVKGLASLALLTGNLGKPNVGIGPVRGQNNVQGSCDMGALPNVYPGYQDVTDTTVRKKFEKAWGVELPRKKGYPLTEVPHLILKENKLKAYYIFGEDPVQSDPNAAELREALDQLEFVVVQDIFMNKTALHADVILPSTAWGEHDGVYSSADRGFQRIRKAVEPQGDVKPDWAIISEVATAMGYPMSYANTEEIWDEMRSLCPLFSGASYQKMEQQGGVQWPCPTEDHPGTPYLYKGNQFSTPSGKGRLFACEWRPPQEQPDAKYPLVLSTVREVGHYSVRTMTGNCRALRQLSDEPGFIQISPEDGADLNILDGEIVAISSRRGRIMARAQISDRVQQGATYMTYHWWVGACNELTADFLDPVSKTPELKYCAIRLERIADQAQAERDVHESYQQIRKQMNVQEAVLADKVTR; from the coding sequence ATGGCAGACAAGGTATTGACCGTATGTCCCTACTGCGGGAGCGGTTGTCAGCTTCATTTGCTGGTGGAAAAAGGACAGGTAATTGGCGCAGAGCCGGCTGGTGGTCGTACGAATGAAGGAACGTTGTGTCTAAAAGGACACTACGGATGGGATTTTCTGAATGACCCGCAAATTCTGACTGCACGCTTGCGCAAGCCCATGATTCGCAAAAATGGAGTTATGGAGGAAGTGGAGTGGAAGGAAGCCATTCAATATACTGCCGAACGGCTGTCAGCAATTAAGGAAAAATACGGACCCGACTCCATTATGGGAACGGGCTCCGCACGTGGTCCGGGAAATGAGGCCAATTATGTCATGCAAAAGTTCATGCGGGCGGTCATTGGCACGAACAATATTGACCATTGCGCTCGTGTATGCCATGGCCCTTCTGTGGCAGGTTTGACTTACTCGCTCGGAGATGGAGCTATGTCCAACTCTATTCCTGAAATTGAACACTCTGATCTCATTTTCGTATTTGGATATAATGCACCCGAAACACATCCGATCGTCGCAAGACGCATTGTAGCTGCCAAGCAAAGAGGCGCCAAAATTATTGTATGCGATCCGCGCATGACCGAAACAGCTCGTATCTCGAATATGTGGCTACCCTTAAAGGGCGGTTCGAACATGGCTTTGGTGAACGCTTTTGGTCATGTACTTGTGCATGAAGGACTGTACGACAAACGATATGTGGAAGCAAACACAGAAGGCTTTGCCGAATATGTAGACAGCATTAAAAAATATACTCCCGAATATGCGGAAGGCATTACGGGGGTCAAGGCGGCCGATATCCGGGCGGCTATGAGGGAATATGCAAAGGCCCCTACCGCTACCATTTTGTACGGAATGGGCGTATGCCAATTTTCACAGGCCGTTGACGTAGTAAAGGGGCTCGCTTCCCTTGCACTGTTGACCGGAAATCTGGGCAAGCCGAATGTGGGTATCGGACCAGTACGGGGACAAAACAATGTACAGGGTTCCTGTGACATGGGTGCTTTACCGAATGTGTATCCTGGCTATCAGGATGTAACAGACACCACGGTTCGCAAAAAGTTTGAAAAAGCATGGGGTGTTGAGCTGCCGCGTAAAAAAGGATATCCACTTACGGAGGTACCACACCTCATCCTGAAGGAGAACAAGCTGAAAGCTTATTACATTTTCGGCGAAGACCCTGTACAAAGTGATCCGAACGCCGCCGAGTTGCGTGAAGCCCTAGACCAATTGGAATTTGTCGTGGTCCAGGATATTTTCATGAACAAAACAGCGCTGCATGCCGATGTCATCCTCCCTTCTACTGCTTGGGGCGAGCATGACGGTGTATATTCTTCGGCAGATCGGGGCTTTCAGCGCATCCGAAAGGCCGTCGAGCCACAGGGTGATGTAAAGCCAGACTGGGCTATTATTAGCGAGGTTGCTACCGCCATGGGCTACCCTATGTCCTATGCAAACACAGAGGAAATTTGGGATGAAATGCGTAGCCTCTGCCCATTATTCTCCGGTGCCAGCTACCAAAAAATGGAGCAGCAAGGCGGCGTGCAATGGCCCTGCCCTACTGAGGATCATCCAGGTACACCGTATTTGTATAAAGGAAATCAATTTTCGACACCTAGTGGCAAAGGCAGATTATTCGCCTGCGAATGGCGTCCGCCACAAGAACAACCGGATGCAAAATACCCGCTTGTCTTGTCTACAGTCCGTGAGGTAGGCCACTACTCCGTTCGTACCATGACTGGCAATTGCCGTGCGCTGCGCCAATTGTCTGATGAGCCTGGCTTTATTCAGATTAGCCCGGAAGACGGAGCAGATCTGAATATTCTGGATGGTGAAATTGTTGCCATATCCTCCCGCCGGGGACGCATCATGGCTCGGGCACAAATCAGTGACCGTGTGCAACAAGGTGCGACCTACATGACCTATCACTGGTGGGTTGGAGCATGCAACGAGCTGACCGCTGATTTTCTCGATCCGGTATCCAAAACCCCGGAATTAAAATACTGTGCCATCCGCCTGGAACGAATCGCCGACCAAGCTCAGGCCGAACGTGATGTACATGAATCGTACCAACAGATTCGCAAACAGATGAACGTCCAGGAAGCTGTTTTGGCTGATAAGGTGACAAGATGA
- a CDS encoding aspartate ammonia-lyase, with protein sequence MTEGFPLPTNTRTERDALGEMEIPADAFYGIHTTRAMNNFAVSGRPVNQNLIHALVLVKKVAAQVNGEQKRLPVQRASAIVYACDEILAGRHQHMFTVDAMQGGAGTSTHMNVNEVIANLAIVQLGGRPGQYEIVHPLDDVNCCQSTNDVYPTALRIAAIRLLRPLCDTMSSLQDALQHKETEYADLLKLGRTQLIDALPMMAGQGFGAYAKAIARDRWRLYKAEERLREIPIGGTAIGTGMNAPRAYSYRMVEKLADETGFGLSRSDHPMDPIQNMDVFVEVSGLLKAAAVNLYKISGDFRLLASGPFGGIGEYTLPPVQAGSSIMPGKVNPVIAEMAGLTAMRVIAEDAAITMAAASGQLELNAFLPLIAESLLESLHILNRAVRLFEERCVRGLIVREERCITNLRNSAVMASALVAELGYDEAASIASTAIVQGRTPEDIAEDRGLLTRSRIDQLCHPYTVTKPGIPGQEEGTHHGNE encoded by the coding sequence ATGACTGAAGGTTTCCCTCTACCTACAAATACGCGAACCGAGCGGGATGCGTTAGGAGAGATGGAAATTCCCGCAGACGCCTTTTACGGTATTCACACCACACGCGCGATGAACAATTTTGCGGTCAGTGGCAGGCCTGTGAACCAAAACCTGATCCACGCTCTTGTGTTGGTAAAAAAAGTAGCCGCTCAAGTGAATGGTGAGCAGAAACGGCTTCCTGTCCAACGGGCCTCTGCCATTGTATATGCTTGTGATGAAATACTCGCCGGGAGACACCAACATATGTTTACCGTGGATGCTATGCAAGGCGGCGCAGGCACCAGTACCCATATGAATGTAAATGAGGTCATTGCTAATTTGGCCATCGTACAGCTAGGAGGCAGACCAGGGCAGTATGAAATTGTACATCCGCTGGATGATGTGAACTGCTGTCAGTCTACGAATGATGTCTATCCCACAGCGCTACGAATTGCAGCGATACGGCTGCTTCGGCCTTTATGTGACACAATGTCTTCGTTACAGGATGCTTTACAACACAAAGAAACAGAATATGCCGACCTACTCAAGCTAGGCCGCACTCAGCTAATAGATGCCCTGCCCATGATGGCCGGGCAGGGCTTTGGTGCCTATGCAAAGGCTATAGCGCGCGACCGCTGGCGTCTCTATAAGGCCGAAGAGCGGCTGCGGGAAATCCCTATTGGAGGCACGGCGATTGGCACAGGTATGAACGCGCCCCGCGCTTACAGCTATCGGATGGTCGAAAAACTGGCGGATGAGACCGGCTTTGGACTGAGTCGCAGCGACCACCCGATGGATCCGATTCAAAATATGGATGTCTTTGTGGAGGTGTCCGGTCTACTCAAAGCAGCCGCCGTGAATCTGTACAAAATATCTGGCGATTTTCGCCTACTGGCCTCTGGTCCTTTCGGTGGTATTGGCGAATACACGCTGCCTCCAGTTCAGGCCGGATCCTCTATTATGCCTGGCAAGGTCAATCCGGTAATAGCTGAAATGGCAGGACTAACAGCCATGCGTGTGATAGCCGAAGATGCGGCTATCACTATGGCCGCTGCCTCGGGTCAGTTGGAGCTAAACGCATTCCTGCCGCTGATTGCCGAATCGTTGCTGGAATCGCTACATATTCTGAACAGAGCGGTTCGACTATTCGAAGAACGATGTGTGCGTGGCCTGATCGTGCGTGAAGAACGCTGTATTACAAATCTACGTAACTCAGCCGTGATGGCTTCTGCGCTGGTCGCGGAGCTTGGCTATGATGAGGCTGCCTCCATTGCATCGACGGCCATTGTGCAAGGTCGCACACCAGAGGATATTGCAGAAGATCGCGGCCTACTGACCCGTTCGCGGATTGACCAATTATGCCATCCCTATACAGTAACCAAGCCCGGAATTCCGGGGCAGGAAGAAGGAACTCACCATGGGAATGAATGA
- the hydF gene encoding [FeFe] hydrogenase H-cluster maturation GTPase HydF has product MGMNDTPRSNRPHIVLLGRRNAGKSSILNTLTGQPVAVVSPVGGTTTDPVFKPMELLPAGPIVLVDTAGLDDEGEIGELRRNKTLEILNSTDLALLVIDATVGVGLFEHELLEKLRIKKIPVIGVLNKIDTLTESDKTATKLATELDLTLIPFSASLLRGDTELKKAITNTLPQNEDRFRIVGDLLSPGDVVVLVVPIDKAAPKGRLILPQQQTIRDTLESDAIAVVTKEHELRLTLERLGRKPRLVITDSQVFMKVAADTPKDVPLTSFSILFARHKGDLDELVRGARAIDRLKDGDRVLIAEACTHQCQSDDIGRVKIPRWLRQTIGKRLIIEHASGSSFPDDLSEYALVIHCGACMLNRRTMLHRMSETKAAGVPIVNYGVFIAYVQGVFPRAIECFPSAMLAWEQAVEAGSYS; this is encoded by the coding sequence ATGGGAATGAATGATACCCCTCGTAGCAACCGACCACATATCGTCCTGCTTGGTCGCCGTAACGCAGGCAAATCCAGCATTCTGAACACCCTGACTGGTCAGCCCGTCGCTGTGGTATCTCCTGTAGGAGGAACGACCACGGACCCCGTTTTCAAACCGATGGAGCTGCTCCCAGCGGGTCCCATTGTTTTGGTGGATACCGCCGGACTGGACGATGAGGGTGAGATCGGAGAGCTGCGCCGCAACAAAACGCTAGAAATACTTAATAGTACAGACTTGGCTCTTCTCGTTATCGACGCCACCGTTGGAGTCGGATTATTCGAGCATGAGCTACTCGAAAAGCTCCGTATCAAAAAGATTCCTGTTATTGGGGTATTGAATAAGATAGATACCCTTACAGAATCAGATAAAACGGCTACAAAACTGGCAACTGAACTGGATCTCACCTTGATTCCTTTCAGTGCATCTTTGCTCCGGGGAGACACGGAACTGAAAAAGGCTATCACGAATACACTCCCCCAAAACGAGGATCGTTTTCGTATCGTCGGTGACCTGTTGTCACCCGGCGATGTTGTTGTGCTGGTCGTTCCCATTGACAAAGCTGCACCAAAAGGCCGATTGATCCTGCCACAACAGCAAACAATCCGCGATACACTAGAGAGTGATGCCATCGCCGTAGTGACCAAAGAACATGAACTACGATTGACACTGGAGAGATTGGGACGCAAGCCTCGCTTGGTCATTACCGATTCACAGGTTTTTATGAAAGTAGCGGCTGACACGCCCAAAGATGTGCCTCTCACCTCTTTTTCCATCCTGTTTGCCCGTCATAAAGGCGATCTGGACGAACTGGTACGAGGTGCAAGAGCCATTGATCGCCTCAAAGATGGAGACCGTGTACTTATTGCCGAAGCCTGCACTCACCAATGCCAATCTGACGATATTGGTCGAGTGAAAATTCCCCGCTGGCTCCGCCAAACGATAGGCAAACGTCTCATCATCGAGCATGCATCCGGCTCCAGCTTCCCTGATGATCTGAGCGAATATGCACTGGTTATTCATTGCGGTGCATGCATGCTCAATCGGCGTACGATGCTTCATCGAATGTCGGAAACGAAAGCTGCCGGCGTGCCGATTGTGAACTATGGTGTTTTCATCGCTTATGTACAGGGGGTCTTTCCCCGTGCTATTGAATGCTTCCCATCTGCTATGCTGGCATGGGAGCAAGCTGTAGAGGCCGGCAGTTATTCCTAA
- the hydG gene encoding [FeFe] hydrogenase H-cluster radical SAM maturase HydG codes for MSGVREKVSADFINEAEIMAAVEQGKQEATDRHRILEILEKGRACRGLSASEAAALLHVDDPELLEEMFKSSRAVKEQIYGNRIVLFAPLYVSNHCVNNCEYCGYKHTNDSFTRSRLTPEELVEEVRVLQELGHKRLVLEAGEDPVHCPIDYIVDCLRQIYEVKVDNGSIRRINVNIASTTEEDYRKLAEVGIGTYILFQETYHRESYRKFHLQGPKRDFDWHTTAMDRAMRAGIDDVGIGVLYGLYDFRYETVAMLKHAEHLEEAFGCGPHTVSVPRLRPAENVDLERYPYLVNDEDFMKIVSVLRLAVPYAGMILSTREEPEYRDRVIGLGVSQISAGSATGVGAYAKQETDDKPQFEVGDHRSPSEIIKSLCRGGYMPSYCTACYREGRTGDRFMELAKSGQIHNVCQPNSLLTFQEYLLDYGDEEARELGAAALRENLERIPRESTRRLTLDRLERLEAGERDLYF; via the coding sequence GTGAGTGGAGTACGGGAGAAAGTATCGGCGGATTTTATTAATGAAGCAGAGATTATGGCAGCAGTGGAGCAGGGGAAACAAGAGGCAACAGATCGACACCGTATTTTAGAAATTTTAGAAAAGGGGAGAGCCTGCCGGGGACTGAGTGCGAGTGAAGCGGCGGCTCTTTTACATGTGGATGATCCTGAATTATTGGAAGAGATGTTCAAATCTTCGAGGGCAGTCAAAGAGCAAATTTATGGCAACCGGATTGTGTTGTTCGCCCCTTTATATGTAAGCAACCACTGCGTGAATAACTGCGAATATTGTGGTTATAAACATACCAATGACAGCTTTACTCGTAGCCGTCTGACACCGGAGGAATTGGTGGAGGAGGTTAGAGTGCTTCAAGAACTGGGACACAAGCGACTCGTGCTGGAAGCGGGAGAAGACCCAGTTCATTGTCCCATTGACTATATCGTCGATTGTCTGCGCCAGATCTATGAGGTCAAGGTGGATAACGGCAGCATTCGGCGGATCAATGTGAATATTGCATCCACAACCGAAGAGGACTATCGGAAGCTGGCAGAGGTGGGCATTGGAACGTATATTTTATTTCAGGAAACGTATCATCGTGAAAGCTATCGTAAATTCCACCTGCAGGGACCAAAGCGGGACTTTGATTGGCACACTACGGCAATGGACAGAGCCATGCGTGCGGGTATAGATGATGTGGGGATCGGTGTGTTGTACGGTCTGTATGATTTTCGCTATGAGACCGTAGCGATGCTGAAACATGCCGAGCACTTGGAAGAAGCCTTTGGCTGTGGCCCTCATACGGTTTCAGTTCCACGATTGCGTCCGGCTGAAAATGTAGATCTGGAGCGATATCCGTACCTGGTCAACGATGAGGATTTTATGAAAATTGTATCCGTTCTTCGACTGGCTGTCCCTTATGCTGGAATGATCCTGTCCACGCGCGAGGAGCCGGAATATAGGGACCGCGTCATTGGTCTAGGCGTGTCGCAGATTAGTGCAGGTTCAGCTACAGGCGTAGGGGCATATGCAAAACAGGAAACTGATGATAAGCCTCAATTTGAGGTGGGGGATCATCGCTCACCATCGGAAATTATTAAAAGTCTGTGCCGTGGCGGATATATGCCGAGCTACTGCACAGCTTGCTACCGTGAGGGGCGAACTGGAGATCGTTTCATGGAGCTTGCCAAATCAGGACAAATTCATAATGTATGCCAGCCGAATTCGCTGCTGACCTTCCAAGAATATCTGCTGGATTATGGGGATGAGGAGGCACGTGAACTGGGAGCTGCCGCTCTGCGAGAAAATCTGGAGCGTATACCACGTGAATCGACGCGCCGTTTGACGCTTGACAGACTTGAACGACTGGAAGCAGGCGAACGCGATTTGTATTTTTAG